A genomic segment from Lytechinus variegatus isolate NC3 chromosome 10, Lvar_3.0, whole genome shotgun sequence encodes:
- the LOC121423129 gene encoding protein Shroom-like isoform X2, whose amino-acid sequence MPAGPYRNPSRSPSVDNITNHRYSTGSTASASSSGTWSNRESTEHSTPVRNNQGGQQQQQGYEQDSSSLAPPHSYPGDPPMSHGMDLPPPPPEMLQHGVQSPGVVPPSPTSRMNHYGVPNSPHYPPQSPSGNGGYYNQFQFPASAGSSPSRQPFRNKPSFDDPPWLRNHQPRNRPPSGSDYPEDHTANGQAMRGHLGGGGGMMGYQSLHHNKSMMHTHPAHSMDNMLASDFHCNDSQRPHSDGISDFHVDAISAQHEGIKDADRIYEWLRRQRLMEYTNNFTRSGYDMPTIAKMTPEDLTAIGITKPSHRKRITAMIAQMRESDPVPAYIPGDVGTWLRLLDLSQYHNTLMTNSYGVIDEVFHITWEDLQDIGIDKLGHQKKIMLAVKRLKDLKKKGWVPGHQLNSDSGGSGSPQSSVDGITPLPAGLHLPLQERASPQSPQQEFVNPPLARKHSGVRSSRESLSSDISNRSAGSSSQDTTTPQDPHPPIMHLRHPKHHADASYVPATATMNVGDDGKRTPSPKDTPTSEPKNAKEGHYGSFSTFKQPNANTTQTLPVQKGPQGIDKLIGIHKREQSNRDSIESASSFGSGSGSGSGDHSSLGSKKSLPPAPPRRTNSMITTVPDPEKLRTATIGRKKSMKPFHDRESAVAAGMARHPEITSGFATIKRTPSRKTDTLKRMQRSQSHDSEPLSAIISRSSEVIFKPPAAPSVPKVTPDMRSGVGQPGPRAAPSDGQEDANNRRMEAEEINAMQRGMQAPNQMMNAVIPPVERTSPNQIQHQETHSQLVNENPQQAQRTHSPKHVHQQQILNQNQMMNFPQPQVQRNNSPKHVQQQQIINQMQNQMMSANQPQVQRTTSPKDAQYQQAQDRMTNEMKSANPPQVEMNISQVQRTSPKHNHNQVGRKNSNSSLSMQGGIQTPFMSPQQDTAVHLQNAHNHHVQVQQESRQEVSQPQNMNAMQDHPIYSTINVPQSPRKTIEQPKNYLVSDPNHPSNQKPVGTQAIQQAQNILSEAIESQQASTFPNGSYPHSKLHLRNEGILDLPNTNTGIWDQGRSLPESHTKSLSRNRAAEIERSLQIEKQANSYSFVMPPPSTATVLDSGRRASAASAVSATSSENSSNSSDSSGQPRRPGSAEVLWKKQSQADDSTPVLQPVLSNPLQGIWRPRSRHQNRNSNAEIDEDLTTDISSSSKGSSSSKGSEEDSPIKTQATFLQLKKQFLNTDSQPLNYQTLKRPPKKPEPLAPEFRSRSRSFTEQDEYNQSPVSKYAPFSFETMNRNMNANSVEDESSSPRVYEEIEDRPMSSFNRSSPLTSPRHSTVSQPQQPKPVPIPVVPVSVPQQHQQIPHMHNPSVPAIGSVPPPPVGPPPAVPVLPKSAPPVTPEVQTQVQVSNASPAKIPTPISPTLPPPPPISPIGPAEMSSAPSPPMPPPPAPIAFVPPAPPVVPSVSHSTPPPAPPPAPPPPTNMQLTNIMQSKKASALEPVNGKLSSSAPKKMMGDIGGGVDMMAELKLRQKIRQKVPVVSESWESNSDTIKRKPASPNELVNEEVAVHSSDLKEFPPPPPELTSSPPSVEVKKRAVPPVVLPKTKSPPKPSRPQETPTPASTSTQSPRLIPIEEPTSRLVPIKSPNSRLVPIEDPKDVDIFSSDMDKLEDQDEVVDSDSSESSDTLDTGLTGFENENTDTIKKQPMRLSPKRPTSGETGSFGAEIITASVPPFSVDRSASNHPATKNYKPIEDAAADADSLGEATLKLEEILRSMAMEDPLGQLQDDDWTPPPAPVLKLPQTSPSLPSPPLPPPPPPPSSEPEPNNSEEPAEESKEVFNDIESMFANLALDLDSMMG is encoded by the exons ATGCCTGCTGGTCCCTACAGGAACCCATCTAGAAGCCCTTCAGTTGATAACATCACCAATCATCGATATTCTACGGGTTCAACAGCATCGGCTAGCTCATCAGGCACCTGGTCAAATAGAG AGAGCACAGAGCACTCGACACCTGTTAGAAACAACCAAGGTGGACAACAACAGCAGCAAGGTTATGAGCAAGACTCATCATCTCTAGCCCCACCCCACTCTTACCCAGGGGATCCACCAATGTCCCATGGCATG GatctaccaccaccaccacctgaGATGTTGCAGCATGGGGTACAATCACCAGGCGTGGTACCTCCTAGTCCTACCTCAAGGATGAACCACTATGGCGTTCCTAATTCACCTCATTACCCTCCACAATCACCTAGTG GCAATGGTGGTTACTACAACCAGTTTCAGTTTCCTGCATCAGCTGGTAGTTCACCTAGCAGACAACCGTTTAGAAATAAACCCAGCTTCGATGATCCACCATGGCTTCGCAATCATCAACCTAGGAATAGACCTCCAAGTGGCTCAGACTATCCCGAGGACCATACTGCAAAT GGTCAAGCAATGAGAGGTCATTTAGGCGGAGGAGGAGGAATGATGGGATATCAATCATTACATCATAACAAGTCTATGATGCACACACACCCCGCACATAGTATGGATAACATGCTGGCTTCAGACTTTCATTGCAATG ATTCCCAAAGACCTCATAGTGATGGTATATCTGACTTCCATGTAGATGCCATATCAGCTCAACATGAAGGTATTAAG GATGCAGACAGAATATATGAATGGTTAAGGAGACAGAGGTTAATGGAGTACACCAACAACTTCACCAGGTCTGGATATGACATGCCAACCATAGCGAAGATGACCCCAGAG GATCTGACAGCGATCGGTATCACCAAACCCAGTCACCGGAAACGGATAACAGCAATGATTGCGCAGATGAGAGAATCGGATCCAGTACCAGCATATATACCA GGCGATGTTGGGACATGGCTGAGACTACTAGATCTTAGTCAGTACCATAATACCTTGATGACTAATAGCTATGGAGTTATAGATGAAGTCTTTCATATCACTTGGGAAGATCTTCAGGACATTGGCATTGATAAGCTAG GTCACCAGAAGAAAATCATGCTTGCTGTTAAGAGGTTAAAGGACTTGAAGAAAAAAGGTTGGGTACCCGGTCATCAACTCAACAGTGACTCCGGTGGCAGTGGATCACCGCAATCCTCGGTGGATGGCATCACTCCACTTCCTGCAGGATTGCACTTACCTCTCCAGGAGAGAGCATCACCACAGTCACCGCAGCAGGAGTTTGTGAACCCACCCCTCGCTAGGAAGCATTCAGGAGTTCGGAGCAGTCGTGAGAGTTTAAGTAGTGATATCAGCAACAGGTCAGCAGGCTCATCATCACAGGACACAACAACACCACAGGACCCACATCCACCCATCATGCATCTGAGGCATCCTAAGCATCATGCAGATGCAAGTTATGTACCAGCGACTGCAACTATGAATGTGGGGGATGATGGGAAACGTACTCCTTCCCCGAAAGATACGCCAACATCAGAACCAAAGAATGCTAAAGAAGGACATTATGGTTCGTTTTCAACCTTCAAGCAACCAAATGCCAATACAACACAGACATTGCCAGTACAAAAAGGACCTCAGGGtattgataaattaattggtATCCATAAGAGAGAGCAAAGTAATAGAGACTCTATTGAGAGTGCATCAAGTTTTGGGTCAGGGTCTGGGTCTGGTTCAGGGGATCATTCTTCACTGGGTTCAAAGAAATCGTTACCCCCTGCACCACCAAGAAGGACTAACTCAATGATAACGACCGTCCCTGACCCTGAGAAACTAAGAACCGCTACAATAGGTAGGAAAAAGTCCATGAAACCTTTCCACGATAGGGAGTCTGCAGTTGCTGCTGGAATGGCCAGGCATCCAGAGATTACATCAGGGTTTGCTACTATCAAAAGAACTCCATCAAGAAAAACTGATACATTGAAGAGAATGCAAAGATCACAATCTCATGATAGTGAGCCCTTGTCGGCCATCATCAGTCGATCGTCGGAAGTCATTTTTAAACCCCCTGCAGCGCCCTCTGTTCCAAAAGTGACACCAGACATGAGATCTGGAGTCGGACAACCCGGACCACGTGCGGCACCTTCTGATGGACAGGAAGATGCCAATAATAGAAGGATGGAAGCTGAAGAGATAAATGCAATGCAAAGAGGAATGCAAGCTCCAAATCAAATGATGAATGCGGTTATTCCTCCAGTTGAAAGGACTTCCCCAAACCAAATTCAGCATCAGGAAACACATAGTCAACTGGTGAATGAAAATCCCCAGCAAGCTCAAAGAACTCATTCTCCAAAGCATGTCCATCAACAACAAATCCTTAATCAGAATCAAATGATGAATTTTCCTCAACCACAGGTCCAAAGAAATAATTCTCCTAAGCATGTCCAACAACAGCAAATTATTAATCAGATGCAAAATCAAATGATGAGTGCAAATCAACCACAGGTTCAAAGAACGACTTCTCCCAAGGATGCGCAATATCAGCAAGCTCAAGATAGGATGactaatgaaatgaaaagtgcTAATCCACCACAGGTTGAAATGAATATTTCTCAAGTTCAAAGGACTTCTCCTAAACATAACCACAATCAAGTAGGGCGCAAGAATTCTAATTCATCATTGTCCATGCAAGGTGGTATTCAAACACCTTTCATGAGTCCTCAACAGGACACCGCAGTTCACCTTCAAAATGCCCATAATCACCACGTACAAGTACAGCAAGAATCTAGACAAGAGGTTTCACAACCCCAGAATATGAATGCCATGCAAGATCACCCAATTTACTCAACTATAAATGTACCTCAGTCCCCTAGGAAAACCATTGAGCAACCAAAGAATTACCTTGTATCTGATCCAAACCATCCGAGTAATCAAAAGCCTGTTGGAACACAAGCTATACAACAAGCACAGAATATTCTGTCTGAAGCAATAGAATCTCAACAGGCCTCTACTTTCCCAAATGGAAGCTACCCACATTCCAAATTACATTTACGCAATGAGGGTATACTTGACCTACCCAACACGAATACTGGCATATGGGATCAAGGTCGCTCTTTACCCGAAAGCCACACCAAGTCTTTGTCAAGAAACAGGGCAGCAGAGATAGAGAGGAGTTTACAGATTGAGAAACAAGCAAACAGTTACAGCTTTGTGATGCCTCCTCCTTCTACAGCAACTGTATTAGATTCTGGGAGGAGAGCATCCGCAGCATCTGCTGTGTCTGCGACTAGCAGCGAAAATAGTAGCAATAGTTCTGATAGCAGTGGTCAACCTCGAAGACCAGGCAGTGCAGAAGTGCTTTGGAAGAAACAGTCCCAAGCAGATGACAGTACACCAGTATTACAACCTGTTCTTTCAAATCCTCTACAAGGAATATGGAGACCTAGGTCGAGACATCAAAATCGAAACTCAAATGCTGAAATTGACGAGGATTTGACAACAGACATCTCATCATCTTCTAAAGGATCCTCTTCCTCCAAAGGTTCAGAGGAAGATTCACCCATCAAGACGCAAGCAACGTTTTTGCAGCTGAAGAAACAGTTTTTGAATACTGACTCTCAACCATTGAATTATCAAACTTTGAAAAGACCTCCAAAGAAACCAGAACCTCTTGCCCCAGAATTCAGATCAAGATCAAGATCATTTACAGAGCAAGATGAGTATAATCAGTCACCAGTCAGCAAATATGCTCCTTTTAGCTTTGAAACCATGAATCGTAATATGAATGCAAATTCTGTAGAAGATGAATCCTCCTCTCCCAGAGTATATGAAGAAATTGAGGATCGGCCTATGTCTTCCTTTAATAGATCAAGTCCTCTTACATCACCAAGACATTCAACAGTGAGCCAACCACAGCAACCTAAGCCAGTTCCTATCCCTGTGGTTCCAGTCTCTGTTCCTCAGCAACATCAACAAATTCCTCATATGCATAATCCATCTGTCCCTGCAATTGGGTCAGTCCCTCCTCCACCAGTTGGTCCACCTCCGGCTGTGCCAGTATTACCCAAATCTGCACCTCCAGTTACACCAGAGGTTCAAACACAAGTACAGGTATCCAATGCATCTCCTGCTAAGATACCTACTCCTATATCACCTACCCTTCCACCCCCACCACCAATATCTCCAATAGGACCAGCTGAAATGTCATCGGCACCATCACCACCCATGCCACCACCACCAGCACCCATTGCATTTGTACCTCCTGCACCACCAGTAGTACCATCGGTCTCTCATTCAACCCCTCCTCCTGCACCTCCACCTGCCCCTCCGCCACCAACAAACATGCAGCTGACAAACATAATGCAGAGCAAGAAAGCATCTGCATTAGAACCAGTCAACGGGAAACTAAGTAGCAGTGCACCCAAGAAGATGATGGGTGATATAGGTGGTGGTGTTGATATGATGGCTGAACTTAAGCTACGGCAGAAGATAAGACAGAAGGTACCTGTAGTATCGGAGAGCTGGGAATCAAACTCGGACACTATTAAACGTAAACCAGCTTCTCCGAATGAATTGGTTAATGAAGAGGTAGCCGTACATTCTAGCGACTTAAAAGAGTTTCCACCTCCTCCACCGGAACTTACTTCATCACCACCTTCTGTAGAAGTGAAGAAAAGGGCTGTCCCACCAGTAGTCCTGCCCAAGACAAAATCTCCCCCAAAACCTTCCAGACCACAGGAGACGCCAACCCCTGCATCAACAAGTACGCAATCCCCCAGACTTATCCCAATAGAGGAACCAACAAGTAGACTTGTTCCTATCAAGTCTCCCAATAGCAGACTTGTCCCTATTGAAGACCCTAAAGATGTCGACATTTTCTCATCTGACATGGATAAGTTGGAGGATCAAGATGAGGTGGTGGACTCTGATAGCAGTGAGAGTAGCGATACACTTGATACTGGTCTTACtggttttgaaaatgaaaacacgGACACTATCAAGAAACAGCCAATGAGACTTAGCCCTAAGAGACCGACTTCAGGAGAGACTGGCTCTTTTGGTGCAGAGATCATCACTGCTTCTGTGCCTCCATTCTCTGTTGATAGATCTGCTTCTAATCATCCAGCCACCAAGAATTACAAGCCAATTGAAGATGCTGCTGCAGATGCAGACTCTCTAGGTGAAG CTACCCTGAAGCTTGAAGAGATCTTAAGAAGCATGGCAATGGAGGATCCCCTTGGTCAACTCCAGGATGACGACTGGACTCCCCCACCGGCTCCAGTACTCAAACTTCCCCAAACATCTCCTTCACTCCCATctccaccactaccaccaccaccaccacctccatcgTCAGAGCCAGAACCCAACAACAG CGAGGAACCAGCAGAGGAAAGCAAAGAAGTTTTCAATGACATTGAATCCATGTTTGCTAATCTAGCTCTGGATTTGGATAGCATGATGGGCTAG
- the LOC121423129 gene encoding protein Shroom-like isoform X3, with protein sequence MDLPPPPPEMLQHGVQSPGVVPPSPTSRMNHYGVPNSPHYPPQSPSGNGGYYNQFQFPASAGSSPSRQPFRNKPSFDDPPWLRNHQPRNRPPSGSDYPEDHTANGQAMRGHLGGGGGMMGYQSLHHNKSMMHTHPAHSMDNMLASDFHCNDSQRPHSDGISDFHVDAISAQHEGIKDADRIYEWLRRQRLMEYTNNFTRSGYDMPTIAKMTPEDLTAIGITKPSHRKRITAMIAQMRESDPVPAYIPGDVGTWLRLLDLSQYHNTLMTNSYGVIDEVFHITWEDLQDIGIDKLGHQKKIMLAVKRLKDLKKKGWVPGHQLNSDSGGSGSPQSSVDGITPLPAGLHLPLQERASPQSPQQEFVNPPLARKHSGVRSSRESLSSDISNRSAGSSSQDTTTPQDPHPPIMHLRHPKHHADASYVPATATMNVGDDGKRTPSPKDTPTSEPKNAKEGHYGSFSTFKQPNANTTQTLPVQKGPQGIDKLIGIHKREQSNRDSIESASSFGSGSGSGSGDHSSLGSKKSLPPAPPRRTNSMITTVPDPEKLRTATIGRKKSMKPFHDRESAVAAGMARHPEITSGFATIKRTPSRKTDTLKRMQRSQSHDSEPLSAIISRSSEVIFKPPAAPSVPKVTPDMRSGVGQPGPRAAPSDGQEDANNRRMEAEEINAMQRGMQAPNQMMNAVIPPVERTSPNQIQHQETHSQLVNENPQQAQRTHSPKHVHQQQILNQNQMMNFPQPQVQRNNSPKHVQQQQIINQMQNQMMSANQPQVQRTTSPKDAQYQQAQDRMTNEMKSANPPQVEMNISQVQRTSPKHNHNQVGRKNSNSSLSMQGGIQTPFMSPQQDTAVHLQNAHNHHVQVQQESRQEVSQPQNMNAMQDHPIYSTINVPQSPRKTIEQPKNYLVSDPNHPSNQKPVGTQAIQQAQNILSEAIESQQASTFPNGSYPHSKLHLRNEGILDLPNTNTGIWDQGRSLPESHTKSLSRNRAAEIERSLQIEKQANSYSFVMPPPSTATVLDSGRRASAASAVSATSSENSSNSSDSSGQPRRPGSAEVLWKKQSQADDSTPVLQPVLSNPLQGIWRPRSRHQNRNSNAEIDEDLTTDISSSSKGSSSSKGSEEDSPIKTQATFLQLKKQFLNTDSQPLNYQTLKRPPKKPEPLAPEFRSRSRSFTEQDEYNQSPVSKYAPFSFETMNRNMNANSVEDESSSPRVYEEIEDRPMSSFNRSSPLTSPRHSTVSQPQQPKPVPIPVVPVSVPQQHQQIPHMHNPSVPAIGSVPPPPVGPPPAVPVLPKSAPPVTPEVQTQVQVSNASPAKIPTPISPTLPPPPPISPIGPAEMSSAPSPPMPPPPAPIAFVPPAPPVVPSVSHSTPPPAPPPAPPPPTNMQLTNIMQSKKASALEPVNGKLSSSAPKKMMGDIGGGVDMMAELKLRQKIRQKVPVVSESWESNSDTIKRKPASPNELVNEEVAVHSSDLKEFPPPPPELTSSPPSVEVKKRAVPPVVLPKTKSPPKPSRPQETPTPASTSTQSPRLIPIEEPTSRLVPIKSPNSRLVPIEDPKDVDIFSSDMDKLEDQDEVVDSDSSESSDTLDTGLTGFENENTDTIKKQPMRLSPKRPTSGETGSFGAEIITASVPPFSVDRSASNHPATKNYKPIEDAAADADSLGEATLKLEEILRSMAMEDPLGQLQDDDWTPPPAPVLKLPQTSPSLPSPPLPPPPPPPSSEPEPNNSEEPAEESKEVFNDIESMFANLALDLDSMMG encoded by the exons ATG GatctaccaccaccaccacctgaGATGTTGCAGCATGGGGTACAATCACCAGGCGTGGTACCTCCTAGTCCTACCTCAAGGATGAACCACTATGGCGTTCCTAATTCACCTCATTACCCTCCACAATCACCTAGTG GCAATGGTGGTTACTACAACCAGTTTCAGTTTCCTGCATCAGCTGGTAGTTCACCTAGCAGACAACCGTTTAGAAATAAACCCAGCTTCGATGATCCACCATGGCTTCGCAATCATCAACCTAGGAATAGACCTCCAAGTGGCTCAGACTATCCCGAGGACCATACTGCAAAT GGTCAAGCAATGAGAGGTCATTTAGGCGGAGGAGGAGGAATGATGGGATATCAATCATTACATCATAACAAGTCTATGATGCACACACACCCCGCACATAGTATGGATAACATGCTGGCTTCAGACTTTCATTGCAATG ATTCCCAAAGACCTCATAGTGATGGTATATCTGACTTCCATGTAGATGCCATATCAGCTCAACATGAAGGTATTAAG GATGCAGACAGAATATATGAATGGTTAAGGAGACAGAGGTTAATGGAGTACACCAACAACTTCACCAGGTCTGGATATGACATGCCAACCATAGCGAAGATGACCCCAGAG GATCTGACAGCGATCGGTATCACCAAACCCAGTCACCGGAAACGGATAACAGCAATGATTGCGCAGATGAGAGAATCGGATCCAGTACCAGCATATATACCA GGCGATGTTGGGACATGGCTGAGACTACTAGATCTTAGTCAGTACCATAATACCTTGATGACTAATAGCTATGGAGTTATAGATGAAGTCTTTCATATCACTTGGGAAGATCTTCAGGACATTGGCATTGATAAGCTAG GTCACCAGAAGAAAATCATGCTTGCTGTTAAGAGGTTAAAGGACTTGAAGAAAAAAGGTTGGGTACCCGGTCATCAACTCAACAGTGACTCCGGTGGCAGTGGATCACCGCAATCCTCGGTGGATGGCATCACTCCACTTCCTGCAGGATTGCACTTACCTCTCCAGGAGAGAGCATCACCACAGTCACCGCAGCAGGAGTTTGTGAACCCACCCCTCGCTAGGAAGCATTCAGGAGTTCGGAGCAGTCGTGAGAGTTTAAGTAGTGATATCAGCAACAGGTCAGCAGGCTCATCATCACAGGACACAACAACACCACAGGACCCACATCCACCCATCATGCATCTGAGGCATCCTAAGCATCATGCAGATGCAAGTTATGTACCAGCGACTGCAACTATGAATGTGGGGGATGATGGGAAACGTACTCCTTCCCCGAAAGATACGCCAACATCAGAACCAAAGAATGCTAAAGAAGGACATTATGGTTCGTTTTCAACCTTCAAGCAACCAAATGCCAATACAACACAGACATTGCCAGTACAAAAAGGACCTCAGGGtattgataaattaattggtATCCATAAGAGAGAGCAAAGTAATAGAGACTCTATTGAGAGTGCATCAAGTTTTGGGTCAGGGTCTGGGTCTGGTTCAGGGGATCATTCTTCACTGGGTTCAAAGAAATCGTTACCCCCTGCACCACCAAGAAGGACTAACTCAATGATAACGACCGTCCCTGACCCTGAGAAACTAAGAACCGCTACAATAGGTAGGAAAAAGTCCATGAAACCTTTCCACGATAGGGAGTCTGCAGTTGCTGCTGGAATGGCCAGGCATCCAGAGATTACATCAGGGTTTGCTACTATCAAAAGAACTCCATCAAGAAAAACTGATACATTGAAGAGAATGCAAAGATCACAATCTCATGATAGTGAGCCCTTGTCGGCCATCATCAGTCGATCGTCGGAAGTCATTTTTAAACCCCCTGCAGCGCCCTCTGTTCCAAAAGTGACACCAGACATGAGATCTGGAGTCGGACAACCCGGACCACGTGCGGCACCTTCTGATGGACAGGAAGATGCCAATAATAGAAGGATGGAAGCTGAAGAGATAAATGCAATGCAAAGAGGAATGCAAGCTCCAAATCAAATGATGAATGCGGTTATTCCTCCAGTTGAAAGGACTTCCCCAAACCAAATTCAGCATCAGGAAACACATAGTCAACTGGTGAATGAAAATCCCCAGCAAGCTCAAAGAACTCATTCTCCAAAGCATGTCCATCAACAACAAATCCTTAATCAGAATCAAATGATGAATTTTCCTCAACCACAGGTCCAAAGAAATAATTCTCCTAAGCATGTCCAACAACAGCAAATTATTAATCAGATGCAAAATCAAATGATGAGTGCAAATCAACCACAGGTTCAAAGAACGACTTCTCCCAAGGATGCGCAATATCAGCAAGCTCAAGATAGGATGactaatgaaatgaaaagtgcTAATCCACCACAGGTTGAAATGAATATTTCTCAAGTTCAAAGGACTTCTCCTAAACATAACCACAATCAAGTAGGGCGCAAGAATTCTAATTCATCATTGTCCATGCAAGGTGGTATTCAAACACCTTTCATGAGTCCTCAACAGGACACCGCAGTTCACCTTCAAAATGCCCATAATCACCACGTACAAGTACAGCAAGAATCTAGACAAGAGGTTTCACAACCCCAGAATATGAATGCCATGCAAGATCACCCAATTTACTCAACTATAAATGTACCTCAGTCCCCTAGGAAAACCATTGAGCAACCAAAGAATTACCTTGTATCTGATCCAAACCATCCGAGTAATCAAAAGCCTGTTGGAACACAAGCTATACAACAAGCACAGAATATTCTGTCTGAAGCAATAGAATCTCAACAGGCCTCTACTTTCCCAAATGGAAGCTACCCACATTCCAAATTACATTTACGCAATGAGGGTATACTTGACCTACCCAACACGAATACTGGCATATGGGATCAAGGTCGCTCTTTACCCGAAAGCCACACCAAGTCTTTGTCAAGAAACAGGGCAGCAGAGATAGAGAGGAGTTTACAGATTGAGAAACAAGCAAACAGTTACAGCTTTGTGATGCCTCCTCCTTCTACAGCAACTGTATTAGATTCTGGGAGGAGAGCATCCGCAGCATCTGCTGTGTCTGCGACTAGCAGCGAAAATAGTAGCAATAGTTCTGATAGCAGTGGTCAACCTCGAAGACCAGGCAGTGCAGAAGTGCTTTGGAAGAAACAGTCCCAAGCAGATGACAGTACACCAGTATTACAACCTGTTCTTTCAAATCCTCTACAAGGAATATGGAGACCTAGGTCGAGACATCAAAATCGAAACTCAAATGCTGAAATTGACGAGGATTTGACAACAGACATCTCATCATCTTCTAAAGGATCCTCTTCCTCCAAAGGTTCAGAGGAAGATTCACCCATCAAGACGCAAGCAACGTTTTTGCAGCTGAAGAAACAGTTTTTGAATACTGACTCTCAACCATTGAATTATCAAACTTTGAAAAGACCTCCAAAGAAACCAGAACCTCTTGCCCCAGAATTCAGATCAAGATCAAGATCATTTACAGAGCAAGATGAGTATAATCAGTCACCAGTCAGCAAATATGCTCCTTTTAGCTTTGAAACCATGAATCGTAATATGAATGCAAATTCTGTAGAAGATGAATCCTCCTCTCCCAGAGTATATGAAGAAATTGAGGATCGGCCTATGTCTTCCTTTAATAGATCAAGTCCTCTTACATCACCAAGACATTCAACAGTGAGCCAACCACAGCAACCTAAGCCAGTTCCTATCCCTGTGGTTCCAGTCTCTGTTCCTCAGCAACATCAACAAATTCCTCATATGCATAATCCATCTGTCCCTGCAATTGGGTCAGTCCCTCCTCCACCAGTTGGTCCACCTCCGGCTGTGCCAGTATTACCCAAATCTGCACCTCCAGTTACACCAGAGGTTCAAACACAAGTACAGGTATCCAATGCATCTCCTGCTAAGATACCTACTCCTATATCACCTACCCTTCCACCCCCACCACCAATATCTCCAATAGGACCAGCTGAAATGTCATCGGCACCATCACCACCCATGCCACCACCACCAGCACCCATTGCATTTGTACCTCCTGCACCACCAGTAGTACCATCGGTCTCTCATTCAACCCCTCCTCCTGCACCTCCACCTGCCCCTCCGCCACCAACAAACATGCAGCTGACAAACATAATGCAGAGCAAGAAAGCATCTGCATTAGAACCAGTCAACGGGAAACTAAGTAGCAGTGCACCCAAGAAGATGATGGGTGATATAGGTGGTGGTGTTGATATGATGGCTGAACTTAAGCTACGGCAGAAGATAAGACAGAAGGTACCTGTAGTATCGGAGAGCTGGGAATCAAACTCGGACACTATTAAACGTAAACCAGCTTCTCCGAATGAATTGGTTAATGAAGAGGTAGCCGTACATTCTAGCGACTTAAAAGAGTTTCCACCTCCTCCACCGGAACTTACTTCATCACCACCTTCTGTAGAAGTGAAGAAAAGGGCTGTCCCACCAGTAGTCCTGCCCAAGACAAAATCTCCCCCAAAACCTTCCAGACCACAGGAGACGCCAACCCCTGCATCAACAAGTACGCAATCCCCCAGACTTATCCCAATAGAGGAACCAACAAGTAGACTTGTTCCTATCAAGTCTCCCAATAGCAGACTTGTCCCTATTGAAGACCCTAAAGATGTCGACATTTTCTCATCTGACATGGATAAGTTGGAGGATCAAGATGAGGTGGTGGACTCTGATAGCAGTGAGAGTAGCGATACACTTGATACTGGTCTTACtggttttgaaaatgaaaacacgGACACTATCAAGAAACAGCCAATGAGACTTAGCCCTAAGAGACCGACTTCAGGAGAGACTGGCTCTTTTGGTGCAGAGATCATCACTGCTTCTGTGCCTCCATTCTCTGTTGATAGATCTGCTTCTAATCATCCAGCCACCAAGAATTACAAGCCAATTGAAGATGCTGCTGCAGATGCAGACTCTCTAGGTGAAG CTACCCTGAAGCTTGAAGAGATCTTAAGAAGCATGGCAATGGAGGATCCCCTTGGTCAACTCCAGGATGACGACTGGACTCCCCCACCGGCTCCAGTACTCAAACTTCCCCAAACATCTCCTTCACTCCCATctccaccactaccaccaccaccaccacctccatcgTCAGAGCCAGAACCCAACAACAG CGAGGAACCAGCAGAGGAAAGCAAAGAAGTTTTCAATGACATTGAATCCATGTTTGCTAATCTAGCTCTGGATTTGGATAGCATGATGGGCTAG